GGACGACGTTAAATGCTCGCACGGCTGTACCATAGGTCAGTTGGATGAGGACGCATTGTTTTATATGCAGTCGAGGGGAATCCCCAAAAAAGAAGCGCGTGCACTGTTGATGTATGCTTTTGCCAATAACGTTTTAGAAAGCGTAAGGATACCTGAGCTAAAGACACGGATCAACAAGTTGATTGCCAAAAAATTGGGCGTTAATTTGGGCTTTGATTTATAGAATATTTTTAAGAAATACTTGTGCTATAATTAACGGTTAGTTAAGTCATTCTTAACTAACCGTTTTATTTTTCTACAGACCTTTTAAATTAGCTTAGCTAAATTAATATTTAACTAAAGCTTTTAATATGATGAAAAAACTACTCTTAGGAATCTTTCTTTGTGCATCGGTTTACACTTTTGCCCAGGACAAAAAATGGAGCGTAGAGGCAAATTATAGTATAATTCCAGCGGAAGGAATTGGTGGTGATGATGACATATTTGAGATAGGCCTTAAATACAGATTTTTGGATTTCAAACTTTTTAATCTCGGTCTAAGCGTAAATACGGGTTTCTCAACTCAAAAATCTGGAGATGATTTGGAGGAATTCGGTTTTGAATCAAAAACTACAAATTATTATATACAACCTAGGATTTTTTCAGAAATCAAATTACCTGGAATTCCGAAATTAAAGCCATCAATAGCCTTGGGATATTCTGTAGTTAATACGGACTCTTTTTTAATTCTTAATGGGGAAGACCTTTCTTCAGATAATACAAATAGTGGTTTTAATGCTAATTTCGGAATATCCTATGATATCACTGGTCGATTCTTCGTGCAAGCACAATATGATTTCATTAGTTTAAAAGTCAGGGACGATATTTTCTTTAATGGTGAAGCTGTAAGAACTGATTTTACAGACAAATTGAATAATATAAAAATAGGTGTCGGTCTAAGGTTCTAGTGAGACGAAATTCCCTTTTTCTCTACTATTTTCATAGGGATATCAAGTATCTTTGCAGTTCAATAGAATTGTTATGTACGACGTCAAAAAAATCCGTAAAGACTTCCCAATTCTCCAAAGAGAAGTAAACGGCAAACCCTTAGTATACCTGGACAATGCCGCTACCTCACAGACCCCGCAGCAGGTCATAGATGTTATTGTGGATTATTATCAAAACTACAATGCAAACATCCATCGAGGCGTGCATGCATTGTCACAAGAGGCGACGGATAAATATGAACAGGCCAGACAGAAAATCCAGAAGCATTTTAATGCAGCCAAATCCCGTGAAATAATTTTTACGTCAGGCACTACTCATAGCATCAATATTGTGTCGAACGGATTTGCATCATTGATAAAGAAGGGAGATGAAATTTTAGTCTCCGCTATGGAACATCATTCCAATATCGTTCCTTGGCAGATGTTATGTGAAAGGACGGATGCTACCTTAAGGGTAATTCCGATGAATCAGGAGGGAGAGCTATTGATGGATGTCTATGATAATTTACTTTCCGATAAAACCAAATTGGTATTCTGCAACCATATTTCAAATGCTTTGGGAACAATTAACCCAATTGAAGAAATCATTACTAAAGCACACAGTGTAGGAGCAGCTGTTTTAATTGATGGTGCACAAGCAGCACCCCATTTGATAGCGGATGTTCAAAAGTTGGATGTGGATTTTTATACAATCTCCGCACATAAAATTTGTGGGCCGACCGGAGTAGGAATGCTCTATGGCAAAGAAGAATGGCTTGGTAAGCTACCACCATATCACGGTGGGGGAGAAATGATTGCAGAGGTTACTTTTGAAAAAACGACCTATGCAGATTTACCCCATAAATTTGAAGCAGGCACACCCAATATATGTGGCGGAATCGCTTTTGGAGCCGCGTTGGACTATATGAACTCTATTGGTTTCGACTCCATTGCGGCTTATGAGCATGAATTGCTTTCCTATGCCACCAAAGAGCTGCTGAAAATTGAGGGACTCAAAATTTACGGTACTGCAAAAAACAAGACTTCGGTCATTTCGTTTAACATCAAAGGACTACATCCTTATGATATTGGCAGCATTTTAGACAAATTGGGTATTGCCGTACGTACGGGCCACCATTGTGCCCAACCTATCATGGACTTCTACAAAATACCAGGTACCGTACGAGCCAGTTTTAGCTTTTATAATACGTTACAAGAGGTAGATGTACTTGTCGCCGGAGTAAAACGAGCTAAGGCAATGCTTACATAAATGTAATCCTCTAACATTTCTTTTGTAGCTTATCGATTGTTTTTAACAATGCCTTCACAAATTGTTAAATATTAGTATCTTCTGCCGCATTAATAACCATTATAATTTTAAATTTTATGAAAAAAGTATTTCTAGGACTTTCTATTTTATTGGCAGGGTTAACTTCTTGTGAAAAAGAGCAAAATGTTAACTTAGAGGAAAGTCAGTCCCCCCAAGAAATCACAGTGGACATGAGTGATTTCACTCTTTACGCAGATAACGATAATCTCACCGGAAAATCTGCAGAGGGTTTTGAAAAATGTGTATCCATGAAAAACTTGGAGTATCGCCTTGCTAAAAACAAAGGTTTGGCCAAAAAAATGTACGATATTGAGTACAACACGCGTAAAGCAATAGCCCTTAAACCTGGAAACGGTGGAGGAAAACCTGGTGGAGGCGGAAATGGCGGAGGCGGTGATACCCCAACCATTTATGAAGGGGCGATTAGCATTCCAGTAGTAGTAAATATCATTGAGCAATTCTCAGGACAAGTAACACAGGCTCAAATTAATTCACAAATTAGAATTTTGAACGAGGA
This sequence is a window from Maribacter aestuarii. Protein-coding genes within it:
- a CDS encoding outer membrane beta-barrel protein, with translation MMKKLLLGIFLCASVYTFAQDKKWSVEANYSIIPAEGIGGDDDIFEIGLKYRFLDFKLFNLGLSVNTGFSTQKSGDDLEEFGFESKTTNYYIQPRIFSEIKLPGIPKLKPSIALGYSVVNTDSFLILNGEDLSSDNTNSGFNANFGISYDITGRFFVQAQYDFISLKVRDDIFFNGEAVRTDFTDKLNNIKIGVGLRF
- a CDS encoding aminotransferase class V-fold PLP-dependent enzyme; translated protein: MYDVKKIRKDFPILQREVNGKPLVYLDNAATSQTPQQVIDVIVDYYQNYNANIHRGVHALSQEATDKYEQARQKIQKHFNAAKSREIIFTSGTTHSINIVSNGFASLIKKGDEILVSAMEHHSNIVPWQMLCERTDATLRVIPMNQEGELLMDVYDNLLSDKTKLVFCNHISNALGTINPIEEIITKAHSVGAAVLIDGAQAAPHLIADVQKLDVDFYTISAHKICGPTGVGMLYGKEEWLGKLPPYHGGGEMIAEVTFEKTTYADLPHKFEAGTPNICGGIAFGAALDYMNSIGFDSIAAYEHELLSYATKELLKIEGLKIYGTAKNKTSVISFNIKGLHPYDIGSILDKLGIAVRTGHHCAQPIMDFYKIPGTVRASFSFYNTLQEVDVLVAGVKRAKAMLT